The sequence below is a genomic window from Hydractinia symbiolongicarpus strain clone_291-10 chromosome 10, HSymV2.1, whole genome shotgun sequence.
gggaaaaaggttaaaaaaaaattaaagcgtTAGTTGTCTATTTGAGTTATTTGCGATATTGTTCGTTGGTCTAAAATGTGTCAATTTATAGCGAAAAGGACTGAGACATTATACCTGCTGGGAAGGTTCGGGAAACAACTCTCCTTCATATTCACCAAATAAATTTCGATGAAGTGTTATATATCTGCGAAGAGTTcgaacaaaagtttttaaaataattattttgtcatcCGTGCGTAAGAATTCTCTTCCGAATTGTATTATGTATTGCTGATATGTGATTGGTTCTTCATTACCCAACCAAATGGAAGCAGAGGGCAAGTTTACTAAATCTCCTGGAATATATTTGTTGACAAGTTTGACAATATTTTCTTCGTAATCAGGCGATATGTACACCGTACCAAGTTCCTGAGGAGCTCCCCTGTAATACAAAGTTTGCGATTTTCCTCCAATTCTCGATGTCTTCTCTAAAATATGAATATTTCTGAATCCTTTTTGTTTGAGTAAATAAGCCATATGTACACCTGAAGGACCGGCACCGATGATTGCTATTTTATCATTGTACGACCTTGGTCCTGGTATGTTGATGCTTGACCGAACTAAACCCAAAACAACCACAAGATAAACCAAAATAATCGTGTCCAAAAACTTATTCATTTGCGATGTATCTTATTCGCACTTGTAAAGTTTTAATCTCCAAAGTATCGATTTTTAATCCTACATGTACTTTCTGTGTGTTTTCGTTCAAATTATATATCTTAGTAGATCCTTTTAATAACATCTACGACTCTACACGTGTTTACACAACCTGAGATACTACAGCAATGCCTTGTTTAAGATAAAACAGTTCCGAAGAAAAACTTTGTTAACAAAACATTTATAGTCATACCCAGGACAATTTCTGTCGTTGGTGCTTCGTCGTAGTTCTAAGAGACTGGAAAAGAGTTGTGTAATAACAAGTATCGCGGGAAACCACGTCAATTCTTATTTTAGATTTTGTTACTCAGAGTTTTGTTTGATAACAAAACAACTGTCAAAAATGGCGCTTAATTGCTAATAAACGAAAATGATGTAAGCAGACGTTATAAAAACAAAGGTTACTTTTACagtagaaaaaatatatttttaattctgtATACGATATGTACCACAATTTCTTTCATTTATCTTCTAAGACACCAACATTCCTGATATGCTCTTCAGATATGTAGACATGGAAactgtttaaaataataatgacaaCAAGTTTTCTGGAAAGGGAGTCGGAAAAAGAAATCGTATTACATATAACAGAGGGTTTCTGGAAAACATTGTAGCAAACAAGAGGCTAGGCGCAAACTAATCCAACATTCCATCCAACATGTTGcataaaatgttggatgaacTTAAGGCCGAGGCAAACCAACATCCCGACTCCAAAAtttcaagaaagaagaaaaaaattgtgtggGATGATGTTGGATTAAGTTTGATTTGATCGCTgtcaaacatttcatccaacaattTCGGTAAGATTAAAAGAAGTCTTTGCATTTTTCATGTTGGATTGGTTTGGTGGTATGTTATGTCCAACATCTACAAACTTTTTGAATTTCGAACCCATTCGAAACGTCGTTCGAAAACATTCGAATTTCTCAATGGATTGTTTACAATTCGAATGcgtcaataaaaaatattatcatttgcAGAGGCAGAGCACCACCGCAGATACTCATTTGAAGGTGAAATCAAATTTGAAGGTGAAATCAAATGAGAAATCTCATTAAGTATGAACTCACAATATTCTACGTCAATTCTAAATATTTACCTGAATCCGAGCCTGTCTTCGATTCTCAATTCCTTTATGTATTATTATCTTTATCCACTCTCTTATTTTGCCACGTGTTGGCTTTTCGTCATCTGAATCAACAAGCTCACTCTTGTAATccgccattttgttttaaaagaattaatgAACTAGCAAACTTTCAAATGTTGGATAAAAGAAAGGTCGAAATGTTGGAATCAGCcttcatccaacattttttcTTCTAGTGATAGGACCAAGCCTACCCATTTTTAAATTGCACAAAAAAGCTATTCAAATAAATACATTGGTTTTAAAGTTTGGTTTAGCAAAAAACATTTCATCTCTCAACAAATATATTTGCTCACACCTCCCTCATCCAAAGAAAAGACAATTATATTTCTCcagggtttttttattttctgtttacaTTATCGTCTTGTGTGTGTGATGTCATGAATCGAACGTTGCAACACATTATTTGCTGGGAAGTGCAATCGAATTATGTGTGAAGAACTTTAGGAAAGCAAAgtcgtatttttttataaaaattataatgacGATGTAAGAACTTattagtagtgaaaaagtaaGTATTTTAATACTCTGgtgatattcaaaaattaattattgttttttttttaataattaccgAGAAATTATGACCTAGCTATCGCTAGCTAGTTAGCATCTCCTTTCCACCAGGAGAAGGAGGAAAGTCTTCATATTGAACTTCTAAAAGGAAAACAAGCATCTATTCCCATATACTGGCTTTTTTTCTTCACAAAATGTGCTTGTTAATTTTTTGCTTTCTATGCCAGACACCAAAATTATTTGAATAAGTAATTGACTGAAATATCGTTATAGCGGAATTCAAAATAGGTGAACTTATCCCAGAATATCTTTTTTCTGTACAAGTAGCAAAAAGCTGAAGGAACACTGAACAGTACAGCCATGTATAAAACGCGGGTGTTTGTAATGCTGCTAAACAAAAATTGACGATTGAGGGTATCTAGACCCAGTGATATAAAGGTTGTGACTGCTTTTTTCTCTTCAGAAATGGTTGAGGCAAGAAAACAAGTTCCAATTTATCAAAATAGCTTCAACAAAGAACACACCGACCCAAATAACCGAAGTACATTTTACCCAACACACTGCGTAGAATCATCTGCTTCACAAAATAACACCCGATTGGTCGACATGTCACAAAGGAAGACCCGCCATTTTACGCATACTTACCACTATTTCGCAAGTGACACACCCAACAATCAACACATCCGATCAATCCAACGACAACCAGAAGAAGAGCAACATCAAATTTTAGAACGACTCTCCTTAGATAATTTGAACTACAAGGTCGAGCAACCGCGTGGGTCAGATGAAATCCGTGTCGCGGAGGCCGATACACATGCGTTAACCACGTTAAAAAGATTATTTGTCAATATCGAACCCGAATTCCTAATTTTTTCATACTTTCAATCAAACTGTGATCCTTTACTGACAGCTGAAAGAATTTTAGAAATAGAAGATGCTTCCTCGTCGGTCATGGTTTCATAAAGTGGAAGTCTAAGCTCGTCGGAACCGACGGGAAACGAGAAAAACTCGTAAATTTATTATTTCCAAGTAATTAATCAGCATTGTGATATTCGTACAAATGTTCGTGGGAGTTAATTTCCGCAGTTTGAAATAGAGACAAATTTTCGCGGGAAAATATTTCAAAGTCTGTTTTATGATTAAATGGCCGAATTCTAAAGTAATTTTCCAACGAAATTGGTGTCCAGGCTTTAAATTAGGTGGGGACGTCTGAACAGAATTGTTTGTAtcaaaatttcacaataaatggaAGTAAGTGAAGCAAATAAAACAACCAACAAActtttcttaaacaaaaaataaggaAACAATAACAAAAGATTGCGCCTGAATCATGTAAAGCACCCATATTTTATAGATTTATAAATAACTTGTACAAATCAAGTATTTCTTTAGCCAGGGCGCTTATTATAAATAATTCCTGCTTAAGAGACACTTCTATGACTTTAACAGCAACCTTCTTCTCTCTTTAGACGAGACGCtctaaaaaatctttataaaaatGTAAACGCTTAAGAGGGTTCGGTTGCTTGAAAAACGATGGGCAGCAACCTCGACCTAGAGCATCTTTCTCTTTTTGGTATTGTCGCTGTCTAAATATAAGCTAGGAGGATCAAAGGGCTCTGGGATTGAGGTTGcgtggtactttttttgtatttcgtgTTGCTTGTGAATACCAAAATTTTACTCATACTTGTTTATTGTTCGTTTGTTTGTCTTTAAATTGACCTCACTGAATGCATCAACTGCTGCTGCACACATCAAGTAAAAGCCAATTTTTCATTCAATTTGAGCCGATCAGTTTTTAGGCGTTTTAATTCGCCCTTAATACAGATAACCACTACAAGACCAAGTGTGTAGATCACAACCATAACATAACCAGCCACATCTGCTCTTCCTTTCTCAATTATTGCACCAAGAATAAAAGTGAGTATAATTCCGTAAATGTTTCCTAATAGTAGTAAAATACCCGAGGTGATTCCTTCAGGTATCGGATATGTGACTTCTGCAGCATGTTCAAGGCCGACTGTCATATAAGGATATGAGAAAAATCCAAATATACAGAAGCTTACAAATACTAAGGTGAAGTTGCCACCATATTGAAGTAGTAAAGTGAATATTAGTAAGGCTACAGAACAGCATGTAAATGTTCCGATTGATATGGATTTATATCGGCTTGTTCTATCGATCCAAATACCAGCTAAGAGTATTCCGACTAAACCAAGAAGAACAGACGTAAACCccattaatccgatttccttcTCTTTGCCAGGATAGTTAACCATGCACATTTGGTTGAGTACCGTGTTATATGCTGCGAATAATCCGAAATACAATCCGTACGACTGTGTAACTAAATGAAAGGCTTTATCTTTTGATAACGACttcaaattttgcaaaaacccGGCGGTCTTTACATTTGAGTCTGTACTTGCCTTTGACGACTCCCCTGCTGCTGCTACTTGTTTATCGGCATCTCCGACTGCTTTTGTTCCTACACGGTTTTTATTTGTCTTTTTAGCAGCCGCATGCTTACTTTCGAGTATTAGTAACTGCGACATACTCGGCGGAGACGAGGGTGCGTTTCGTATTAAAATAACACTTAAAATGACCAAAAAAGTGCAGAAGACTGCTTGCGCCATTAAAGTATTGAACATACCATCATCATAATTTTCCGAACTGGGAACCATCGTACCACCCATTAAAAAACCGACAGCGACACCTAACATATTCATCAATACTCCAATGGCCGACGCCGTCGCTCTCTCTTTTTCTCCAAACCAAACAGCGGCGAGAGTTGGaggaacaaataaaataaaacactgcGCTAACGCTGCAGAGGCGTTGCCAAGAAAAGCATAAACAAACCCATCTCTCGATGCACCAATTAAACGCAAGCAACTTCCAATCCCGTTTAAGGCTCCACCAATCACAATAGTGAATTTCAATCCTTGTTTATCGAGGAGATACgcagaaacaataacaaaaacgtAGAAAATCATATAGATCATTGAAAGCATGTTAACTGCCACATAGCTAACGTTGTAGTATGCTTTCACAATGCTTGTTATAGAAGACAGACTTATCCATATCACTTCGTTTGTCATCGAAATCAAGGAGAATACGGCTAGAACTATCCATCGACGTTTGTACAAACggaatttattattttctttacttttgtcCTCAGTTTTCTTCATAATATCGGCTTTATCACGCATCTCCATTTTCACTTTAAGAACAGCGAGCTTTAGTTTCTCCAGGTCATCTTGTAACTATTAAAAAACTTGAAATGttattaaatgatttttgtGTTGTCAAATTGTTTACACATTACCTCGTACGTATCTCCTTCTCACGTGTATAATTATAATTAAAGTAACCGCCCACCTTGTGTCCAGGGTCACGTCGAAAAGATAAAAAGTTCCTGGGATGAAAAAGCGtctttatattgcttttaatatAGACATGAATTCAAATTAACAAACTCATTAAAAATACCGTAAGAGCTTGAGAACAAGATTGTTggataaaaagttacaatgtGGAGGAGCGTGTGTTTGTGCACTTACCTAaaagatttcttaaatttttcctTAATCACATGTTGTGATCATAGACAAAGCATAAAGAATTTTCTTTCTGGGTAGGAGGTGTATTAACCAGGTAAATTCATTCTCGTTCTAAATTCATAAAACTAGTCAGAACCAACCTCGGGCGTGTTTTCTAATCGGGACGGCGagaaataaaaaagagacaaagaggtTGAGTCGGAACTTTTGGATAAAAAAGTTTTGTAGGACACCACACCCTCGTTCCCAGGTATCTGAAACTGTCTACATATATCCAGAAATTAGTCTGCCCTTCTCTTTActtccttgtttttttatagGATTCGAAACGCCacgaaaaaactttttctataaACTGACTTTTCCCCTGGTGCCACCTTATTAACAATGAACTATCCAACTAAgttcagcaaaaaaatatttcctccAGGAAAAGTACCTAGCTAGTTAATCCATATTTAAAGTATTATCTAACCTGCTAAATAAAACACCACacctgtttttaaaacttgaaaGATGCTTATTGCAGTTAGCAAGATAATTTTTCTTGTATATTTTAGTCGCGAGACAATACAATATGtacgttttttaaagtttagccATTGTAGTTGCATAAATTAACGCGTTCACATAATCTGGCCATTTATTGGCCAAAAATCACTTAACGATACCAGGgtttttttcgtcattttctCTCATAGTCATATCCAAGtagaaaaaaccctggggacgagggcgGAACactacacaaaagctttttctCACAAGGTGCAAAAATTTTTTGGTAAAGCTAAGTCACTAAAGTTTTTTCTGCAAACTCTTTCTTCCCCTTAAGCTTATTTAGCGAAATTATTGTTTGAGCTTCATGTCTAGTCTTAGAGTGCCTGGCCCCTTTTGAGCCTTTATTACAGAAATACCCTGGGAACGAAGTGGGTTTAACATGAGGCGGATGAAACACGTGTACCACGAAGGTTGCGTGCGGTGTGCAAAAATGCGCTCTTAGTTACCtgtgaataaagtgattcctATTTGCACACAGCAGAATTTACACAACAACTGCTCAGCAGAATTTCGAAAAAGCCTTTACAGAACCGAAACAAAACAAACTGCAGGCAAAAGGCAGTAAGAGAAGGtttgaattttaaattactatgcttttttatttttatattttatagctGGCTAGCCTGACTTATGACATACTGTGTAGATGTTCTGCTTGATGAAGAAGCTCTAGCTAACTTAGTCTCTGACCAAATACAATGTCATTATGAGCAGGTAGCTGACTATAACACCAACTAACCCTCTCTTCAACAGTCTTGGCATACTGAAATTCTCTGATATGGTACACCTTAAAAATGTAATATTTCTTCACAATCTGTACCACAAAAACCTCCCAGAGGCCATTCACCAAGTACCTTCAAGGTTGACTTCACACATAGCTACTTATAATACACGTCACCCTTGGCCTTATAAACATTCCCTTGCAGGATAAAAAAGCTTTTGGTTCTGATTCAACACGGTACCAGTGCATTTCTTCATGGAATATCCTTTAACTTTCCTCTCCTGATGATAGCCAATTCATCACCCTCAGTTGTTCTGACCTAAAAAAGTActtgactaatttttttttttacattgtacacatgatttttttttttgtgtgtgtgtgttcaCATGCCTCTGGTATTGCATCTCCTTGTATTATTTTTGTATTGACGGGTGGTCGTCATCTCTATCATAGCTTTTAGTAGCTAATAATGGTGGTCTCCCAACAGTAGGATCGCTTGAGATCTTTATaactatttttgtatatattatgtGATTACTACTGTTAAGTAAGTATCTCTATCTATCCCACATGAACACCATTGAAAGAATATTGTTAAAGTCACATGTATTTCTTGTAGGAATTATAAATAGATTTCTTCTCTTTCATCTCAATTTCGCCTTTTGAAAACACACTCCGGACGGGAGCTCAATGTCCAACTTGCTTCACTTGCGGTAAAATTATATATGTCTGCGCTAATTTCAAAATGGCATATTGTACAAGGTATATAAAGCTACTGGAGGGGCACTTCCATTGGCCTGTTATAAAGTACTGAATTAGCAAAAAAAACTGGAATCAATTTAATATGACTGTTTTTAGTAATTGTGTTGTTGATCTTTTTCTATGTAGCTACAGTTAAACTGAAGGCGTCCCATATTTTGCCAACAACAAATCTGACATGGTCATACACTGGAGCAAATTTAGTTTCTCTCATAtgaaagcttagacgcaaatgTCTGCAAATCCTTAAAATTCAAATCCACTaataatacaaaatattttctcaaAGCAAACCCACatattaaaatcaaccaataagcGCAAAACCAGTGTAGTCACCCACATTTAAGTCTTAGCCCCTTAAATAATAAGAGAATTAATCATATTTATTTGAGTGAGTGAGGCTGTTCAAACTTAAACGAAGGATTCTATGAAAACGAGAAAGCAAAACTAAAACTATTCTGATttcctagtggtaaaaaaaattatgctgggtctcctagctacataaaaaaagttcatGCAAGTTATAGCGaaaactctttctttttaaCATTAGGAAACCACATGCCATTTTTATTCTTAAATTGTTAAATAGAAGGAAAAAGGTTTCTCACATTATATCCTAACTCcctgccatttttatttttatttctgaatGTTAAATCAGTAAATAGATGGTCACATACCCTAACTTCCAGTTGCAGTCGCACTCCCATTCAGAGACAGTCCTTTTATTTGGAGACAATACTGTGATGACTTTTGCTGAAGATTAGACAAGTtggaatatttttattaaattatgttttttactaAATCAGGAGAAATATATTGTGATTATAATTAATACTGTATATCCACTTTGGGATATTAATGCTGAATGGATCATGCTTTAGAAATTCATACTATGATACAGCCTTGGGTGAAATCCCTTAAAAGACCTTCTACTTTTTACCATTTTTGTAtgctttgttgttgttaatcCAAAGTTCAACTCACTTCATTTGTGCAATTAAAATTTTGTCTATCTAACCTACAGTTATTAAAGCTGCAAATTTATGTATCGTCCTGGCATGGTGTATAAACTGGCTTTTTTTCCTACATAGACTtagttaaacatttttttacttgtGTGCATTTTTTAGAACACCTATTATGATTGAGCAACACATATGTGAAGAAAATGACATCAAAGAAGGAGAGTAAGTGAGTTTTTTTTGAGTTAGATTTTTAGTATAAGACatgaaaaaaagtatatatacttATATCTACTTTTGTGAGGTGTCTTTAGGAATTATATATACATTGTTTGTATAGcttacaaaattttattgtgtAGGTAGATGTAGATACCAGGTTACagggtggtgaaaaaatataaacatctttgcataatttttttttaaacaattaggctgttcaacatcatttttttactttggaaTCCCTTTGATTTCCTGCTCACTCAACAATAAAGAAAGATTTCCTATTTTAAGGAAGGTGGCAATAGCCATTCAAACAAATGGATTTTTCGGTCAGTGTGTTATCTatacaaattttctttgttatttcaCATTAGAAGcagttttgtttaattatttaacTTGCTGGGTTAGCAGATATATTCTCATTTATAaatatgcaataaaaaaaaaaagaagtagcTTTCACAAATCCCAACTTTTTGTAACAACCCCATGTTGTTGAAAAAGATATCTGTCtgaaaacaattaaaaactGGCTTATCTAACAAGTATTTTTCAGGAAATTTTTGGTATGTGTGCAACAAGTTTGCATGTTGATTGTTTTAGGCAGATGTGCTGCATTGGTCATCTTcaatttgtgtgtgtgtgtgtgtgtgttggGGGGTGCAAGCCTCTTCGCCTGCTCATTCTTGAATGTGCAAAAATGCtgccagaaaaaaatttactacACATTCTCAAGTACTACCCACAGGGAGTTCTGGCCAAAACAATCTTATTAAAAGCTGAACTAACAGGATTAATTAGACACTTGCGATTTTACTCCAGTTacaaaaaacatctttttttagAATGAAACAATTTGAACTTGGTCAGGGAAAAGTTCTAATTACCAAGACCAATGGATCCATTTCAGCTGTTAGTGCTAAATGCACACATTACGGAGCTCCTTTAGTAACTGGGGCATATAAAGATGGTAAAGTGCGCTGTCCATGGCATGGTGCTTGCTTCAATACTGTAACAGGCGATATTGAGGATTTCCCTGGTTTAGACAGTTTACACAAATACGAGGCAAGGATTTTattttcgcatttttaaaatttctatgagggtttttttattcattaattcatgcttttaatttgttttcaggTGAATATTAGGAACGGTAAGGTATTTGTGAGGGCAAATGAAGAGgtatgcattttttaaaattttaatcaacCCAAATGTTTTTTACAATTTAAGACAATTGttattttgatttaaatttgaCCTGCATTTTGTTgagcgaaatcatttttgaattaataaaatacatgtttttgcAATAAATTAACTACTTCAACATGTATCTTTCCCAATCTTATATATATACCAAGTGTTTATAACTATTCCTAAATCTGACCATGTAAATATTGTATCTATGAACAATAATAAGGAAGCATTTTAAGTACCAGTTTAAGCCTTTTTTAAccaaagaaaaacaagaaaaaggcaaaattgtgaaaaagaatttaaattttatcagCTGAAATGTAGATGTTGTTTGTAAACGGTATGTACGCACACaactgttattttttaaatgtttaggaatagtgcttttttttaattgttgaaCCATCACTAGAAGAAATAGTTAAGGAAACACACTTGCAATAATGTATCTGCACAACCACATACTTCATTAtatagtgtttttttatttgtttattattttgacATAATGAAATTACACATAATTAATTTCTTTGGTAATGATGCAGTGTACTTAAGTGAATTATAATAGTGTAGTATTTGTTCTTTTTTAGACTTTCTCAGATTTTCGAAGAGTTAAACCAATGCAGACGTGTTGTAGTAATGATGAGATTTATCTCATTATCGGTGGTGGTAcgtatgtgtttttatttctggtaatttttagagaaaaaatgtgtaaaattttaaacaaccaAAGCAACATACTTATTGAATAAACAGAGTCAGAATAGCTTTCCTTTTTCTCCTTCCCTGGTGTTACAATTTgggaaatgtaaacaaatgtaGAATAAATCAATTCAACCAAATCTATACCTGATTGATTTCAGTGAGGATCTGGAGTAAAGAGATGTTGCTTTGATAAATTGTATGCACACTACAATTTTTGTGACAGGTCTGTTTTGGTACAGCTTTCGGTCGTATAGCATTTTTGTCTACTATTTGTTAATAGAAATTCAGTAATTTTTCTGTCACTCTTTGTACCTAACAGATCACAGACAGAAAGTTTTTATTAGTGCAGTACTAATGGGATTATGTCCACAACAGGTCTTTCAAAGGCGCACAATACTACATCCTAACAATTGACAAGTTTTGTatataaaacactttttttctctACATCACAGGAGAATTTATCATTGTAGTTAGAACATTTTTTGCcttcaataaattttttattttagcatgTATGTCTTTTTATTAAACTCCACACATttctataaaatattaaaataataaaataaatcaggATTCAAATAAAGGACGCTTTATATCATGACTAAAAGCACTAGTGTTATCATTTTGGgaaattgaaatataaaaactttggaCAGAAGCCTTTTAGGTACCCAAATGTGACTTataatatctctataataatagccgtcatcTGTAACAATAAtagtcgtctgtctgtctctgcgcggaccccccgctgagttagaaaatgatgttacggaaacacgaatatcaaatgcgatatatttttatccactttgttgcaacgggtaaatataaaggacgggcgaacccatggatttttccatgggccaacgactagtataatatataaaaatatgaaatagatATTTTCACACTGATATGAAGGCCGTCTAGAAGTAAAAATTTGATAAAGAAAGCTGCTCAGGTGTTAGTTTAATTTGATCAAAACATcttcctttgatttttttttcacgcTTTCTATGATACGAGAAGCCAGGACAGTATTTTGAAACTTGCATATCAGCAATAAAATGTTTACACCCTTTTGCATTCTAGGTTGTGCTGCTATTCTATGTGCTGAAACTTTACGACAAGAAGGATTTAAAGGTATACAGCTTTATTTTAATCTGCAGTGGAACATGCAGTATTTTTGTGGTCATGTTAGCAAAGTTTATCACAGACTCATGCTATTTTTATTCCCAGGTAGCATATTAATGTTGTTGTGGTGTGTCTTTTATTGGACACAAGTAATAACTTGAGATTATTGTGACTTTTTTTCTGTCTCAAGTTT
It includes:
- the LOC130612323 gene encoding feline leukemia virus subgroup C receptor-related protein 2-like, with the protein product MEMRDKADIMKKTEDKSKENNKFRLYKRRWIVLAVFSLISMTNEVIWISLSSITSIVKAYYNVSYVAVNMLSMIYMIFYVFVIVSAYLLDKQGLKFTIVIGGALNGIGSCLRLIGASRDGFVYAFLGNASAALAQCFILFVPPTLAAVWFGEKERATASAIGVLMNMLGVAVGFLMGGTMVPSSENYDDGMFNTLMAQAVFCTFLVILSVILIRNAPSSPPSMSQLLILESKHAAAKKTNKNRVGTKAVGDADKQVAAAGESSKASTDSNVKTAGFLQNLKSLSKDKAFHLVTQSYGLYFGLFAAYNTVLNQMCMVNYPGKEKEIGLMGFTSVLLGLVGILLAGIWIDRTSRYKSISIGTFTCCSVALLIFTLLLQYGGNFTLVFVSFCIFGFFSYPYMTVGLEHAAEVTYPIPEGITSGILLLLGNIYGIILTFILGAIIEKGRADVAGYVMVVIYTLGLVVVICIKGELKRLKTDRLKLNEKLAFT